From Quercus lobata isolate SW786 chromosome 11, ValleyOak3.0 Primary Assembly, whole genome shotgun sequence:
ataaaaaatctttttagctttttgtaagtaaaatttagaaaagaaaagtaatttcTAGATACTGAATGTTTAGTAGCAAGAAAGATAGATACCCAGTATACATAATGACAtgcaaatattataataaaatgctTCTGGGTTGCAAGGGAGGAAATTTAATCCTTAGAGAGcgtttggattcggctgaaaaaaactgcgtttgcgttttgtctacttttttttttttttttttttttttttcacgcgttttggagcgttttgggtgttgcggctactgttcatgcactgttcaatgaacagtagccgcaaactttgacttttcaaatttttttggaccaatcacagcacatcgtgtactgttcacggacccacaaatttcacttttcagcaactttttcattaaaaatgggtcccacgatactattcacacatttaaaaattatttcgctacagtgtttttcagttttcagctgtatccaaacggacccttagattaattttgtttgttcaaTTCTCAAATGTATGAGCCAGAAACTGATCTGACTGTAGATTGGTACTCAATTTCTTAGGTCATTTGAGTAATTTGATTTATATCTAACATTGGATCCAGCTCCATGCTAGTCAATAGGTCATAAATTCAGGTGCACTCTAACACTATTAGAGGTGTTCATGGTGCGGTTGGTGTAACAGACTATTTTGCACTGCACTGCAAGGGTCAGTTTCTCAAAAAACCCCCCACTGTGCTGCACCATGGAAGGGTGGTTGGCCAGCTGCACTGGGGTTGATTTTATTATGCTCAGTGCGGTGTGGCCTGGCTTGGTTGCTGTAGGCCAATCGACGGGAACAATGACATTTACTTGAGGGATGACCTGGCAAGGAAGTGGGATGCAACAAAATGATGGGAATGGTGATGAATGCTGAgatgaggagagagagagaggctgagGGAGATAGTGGTGGCATGAAGGGAAGAAACGAGATGAAAATGGTTCTAAAAAATGATGTTGTATGCtttaatatacacacacacaaatatattatttgatcACACACACGTATATATTATTtgatcactaaaaaaaatcatttttatagattgcattatatatataatataagagttaaataatatataatattatatacgGTCAGTTATTGGCTGGTTTTAAAACACAAGGCTGATAGCCAAACCGCTGATGTTGGTTTTGGGAAAAACCAATTGACTGCTGAACCGGAAGTGGTCATCAACCACCTAAGCTGGTAGTGGTTGGCTCGGTGTGGTTTCAGCGCTCTGGTAGGCAAATGAACAGTTaagtttatgtatttttttccttccaaaactAAATAcatatgtaaatttatataCGTGCAAGTGCATGTGTATGCAGTTGTAAGTTGGGGGAAAGTTGGAAAGACCATCAGGTGTTAAGCATTTGATAAAGATGTGATGTTCAGTAGGATTCTTAATCCCTAACCTGTTAAGAAGTGTTgccacttttattttattttatatctttttttaaatgaagtggagCAGCACATTACAAGTGTTGTGCGATCGTAGCATTCCcattaatttaaaagaaattttttataagactGCTATATGACCAGCTATGCTTTATGACACCAAATGTTAGGTTGTTAAGAAGCAACATATTCATAAATGAGTATTACTGAAATGAGAATGCTaagatggaaaagtggaagTAGATAGGATTTGAAATGAGGAAATTTGCCTAAAGATAGGAGTAGCTCCTATTGCAGAAAAGAGCAAGTTTATCTAAGTTGAGGGAACAAAAAATAAGTAGAGGAAGACGAAAAATCACATCaatagaagtaataaaaaagaacatatCAATTATGGGAGTAACATAGAATGTGACTTTTGATAGAGTAGAATGGAGataaataatacacataatCAACCCTAACTAATATGTTGATGATCCATAGccgaccccaaaattttgggattcaGGCCTTGTTTGTTGTAAAAACAAAAGGTTGAACCCTGTCTGTTATTGTATTAGTGATGCTTCAAATCTGTTCAAACTGTATTCTTGTATTATAATTTTAGTTCTATGATAAACTAATTTTAAACATGTTGATATCATATCTCATTCTGCCAATGAGCCCTCACTCAAATAACACCTCCTCCCTCATAAGAGTGGAGGCTTAGATTGTGGATTCTAATTCCCCTTGTTATGTAAATaatcttaccaaaaaaaaaagtatctcaTATGTATACTTTTTGCATGATGTGATGTGAGAGAGGTTATGAATAGATGGAGAAGCTTGCTGATAAATTTGTACTTATTCCTTTTTTGGCTCTTACTACAGTATCGCCAGATGAGACGAAAAGAGCAAGATCGGCTTTCTAGGATGGATGCTGACTACCAGATAAAGAAAGAAGTGGCTGAATTCAATATGAGAAGGGAGGAAAGACTGAAAGCTGCTGAGGAACGTACCGCAAAGAAGCGTGCAAAACGtcaaaagaaaaggcaaaggaaaaaggagaagaaaataaaagtaaattcaGGAGCAGAAGAGCCTCAGAAAGAagagtcttcagatgatgaaggGGACTCTGATATCGGGGAGGCAGAAGAATGAATGAGGAGACTCTGATATTGGTGAAGAGGTAGTAAAATGAATGATTTAAAGCTTTTACTGAAGTCTGATTTTCAACTCTTGTTCAAGATTTTACATAAGCATCTTCAAGTAAAAGGGCAATGGGTTATGCCACTTCATGGATTTCAGTTCCTGTATTCTACCGTTTGTCATTTGTGGAAGCTGAAGTCCCCTGTATGTACCTGCGGATTAGATAAAGTGAAAATAGTTGATTTAATTAAACAATTGCTATCCGTCTTTGCTGATGGACTGCTTTCTCTTCTATTCAATAGCAGTTGTAGAGgataattgtgtttttttgttgttgttatttttagGTACCCTAAACTTGGCATCGTAACAAGTCCAACATGCACATATTGCAGAATATTCTGGACTtcagaaaataataaaatggtttgcaaacaagaaaagaaaataataaatgaattattcTTGAATGTGCTTTTATGTACCTGCAAAATGACTTTTAGGATGCCAACTTAGGGTACTCTGATACACTATGTTTTCTAACACGCTTATCCAATTTCATTTCAAGcaaatagtggatttgtcaaaattattAAATAGTTCAACATTATTAAAGTTAGACTAGTATAACTTaaatccttctctctctctctctctctgcaatAGGACATACATGAGGACATACTTCTTTTCCTTGTCTAATATTCCCCCTTTCTACATGAGTATGAGTTGGGATTCAATCAAGACTTGACTGAGTCACTTTTCATGTGTAAATTACTATTGTCATTGAACTGTTTTTTCTTATTAGTTTAAGCAAGaggaattataaaataaaaatggttgttttttcttatttttaccaAATATAATTTGGTATGTGTAGATTACAATTGTCATTGAACtgtctttttcttattattttaagcaagaggaattataaaataaaaatggttattttttcttattttttaccaaatatAATTTGGTATGTGTAGATTACAATTGTCATTGAACtgtctttttcttattattttaagcaagaggaattataaaataaaaatggttattttttcatctttttacgAAATATAATTTGGTAAGAAGGTGCTAGGTAAGAAGTTacctaacaacaaaaatatgctTTA
This genomic window contains:
- the LOC115967439 gene encoding PRKR-interacting protein 1, coding for MMNRPKDGGNLQVVAAEKPKHAAESNAIVEYTPPVYKEEEEDLEIKLRRIIDNVPVRVSNTSGSSAGSGSGDFHQYRQMRRKEQDRLSRMDADYQIKKEVAEFNMRREERLKAAEERTAKKRAKRQKKRQRKKEKKIKVNSGAEEPQKEESSDDEGDSDIGEAEE